One Desmodus rotundus isolate HL8 chromosome 10, HLdesRot8A.1, whole genome shotgun sequence genomic window, TGACTATTTCTCTTGACCGAACAGGGGGCTTATGACCGTAAAACACGATGAACGAAACCCTGGTGATGGAATTCTCGTTGGTGCGATGGACTGACAGCCGGGTGCTGTCGAGGCTTCTCGCTGTGTTCTTCTTGCTGCTGTACCTCATGGCCACATGGGAGAACATCATCGTCATTTTCCTCACAATTCTTGACCATCACCTCCACACCCcaatgtacttcttcctcaggcATTTGTCCTTCTTAGACCTTTGTCTCATTTCTGCCACAGTCCCCAAGTCCGTTCTCAATTCCGTCACCTTCAGAGACTCCATCTCTTTCCTGGGGTGTGCGGTCCAGCTCTTCCTAGTGGTACTGATGGCTGGGTCAGAGATCGGCATCCTCACTGTGATGTCCTATGACCGCTATGTTGCCATCTGCCGCCCTCTGCATTACGAAGCTGTCATGAGTAAAAGGACCTCTGTCCTTTTGACGGCTGTGTCCTGGCTCAATGGAGGGGCCTTTGGAATCTTGTACCTAACTGGGACATTCTCTCTGAAATTTTGTGGGTCCAACAAGATACAACAGTTCTTCTGTGATGTTCCTGCCCTACTGAAGCTCACGTGTTCAGAACAGCACGTGACTATTAATGTCAGCGTGGCCATCGGTGTCTGTTATGCATTTTCATGTTCAGTGTGCATTGTGGTCTCGTATGTGTACATTCTCTCCACGGTGCTGAAGATCCCAACCAGACAGAAGCAGTCCAAAGCCTTTTCCACCTGCCTGCCTCACCTCATTGTTGTGAGCATGTTCCTTCTGACAGGCGctgtttcttatttaaaaccAGCATCTGACAAGCCCTCCCTTTTAGACGTGCTGGCATCTATCTTCTATTCCGTGGCGCCCCCCACCTTGAACCCCATGATCTACTGTCTGAGGAACAAGGACATTAAGGCAGCACTAGGAAAAGTCCTGTGGATTGATAGAAATAGCAGAAACGTTGCAGGGAGAAAGTAGAATCTCTTTTTGCTCCATCATGAGCTAGCTGTTTGAAATGATTAGTACTAGAGACAAGTACACCACAGAGATCTGTGGGTGTTCAACTCAGGCCATCAGTTTGAATAGGAAGTAAGTGTTTTCCTTATACTCCTTCACTTGGTTTCATGGAAACTATGAAGATTTTCTTCTTGTAGCTTTGGTGATTTCGACTCCTGTCTGAGCCCCACACACGTGAGGTTTGTACGGGGTTCTTATTCCTCCAACATGATTATCTTCCCTGGCGTTTTctccatttaacaaatgttttaataGCCTAGATTTtgcatctgtattttatttactcaacCTCCTTTGAAATCGTCAGCTAAAGATATGTTTTCTATCaatctttttagagagagagagagaggaaggcgggggagagagagagggagagagagagaaacattgatgttagagagaaacatggatcagttacctcccatacacaccctgaccagggatcgaacctgcaaccttttggtgcgcaggacaacactccaacccactgggccacccagccagggcttaactttCTCGCTAGACTCTGACTTCCAGTATTCAATGaaaattatgaatttaatttaaaacgaTGATTTTAACACTGCAGTTTAAAAACATATGTACATACTCAACTTTGTCATATGCCCCACTTACTTGAGAACGCATATTTGATTATTTGCTTTATACGGTTGCTCACATATTGAAGAAGGTGGTTCTTTCACGTATCTGTTTGTTTTGATGCCAGTCATACTCTTTGGACTCAGATATTTTCCTGTTTATTAAAATTTCCTTCCATCTACTGTGTTGACTCCCGACACTGGGATGATTGTTCTTACAACGCACCACAACCCATGAAAGATGGCCGCCTGACAACTGCCTTTGTTCCTGTGATAAATCCCACCTCCTGCttttttcagatttaattatCGTGTAAGATTTCCAATATCCTAAGTGTTCTAAATTATTTACCATTTTTCCTGCAGAAACATCCTCTCGCCTTTATTTTCCTGCCCACTGCTTCCTCCACGTGCTCCCTTAACTGCACAAGACACAGATGCGTGCCTGTCGGCACCTGCACTGAATCAGACAGGTGCGCATGCGCTCTGCTGATGCTGCCGACCGACCAGGCGTGGCTTGAGTGCAGCGAAACCCGTCAAATAACCGAGACTGAGGAGCGGTGGTCGGCATGTTTTCagttacatatatgtataatttcttGCCTGTAGAAACACCTTGCAAGTTCTGTAGGCTCATTATAACATTTCTGAAGCTTTGGTCATATCGCCATCCTCACGAAATCCTCTACTTGTCCAGATCGTACCTCCAAGTGTAGCTTCAGCAGAGTCTGGCTACATGGAGTTCTAAAAGCACGGATTTACACATTTACCGATCTCTaaagcctggcacatagttgaTGGAAATAGTTCAAATACATCGCCTAGTGAGCCTCATGCATAAATAAACTGGACAGGAAATAAATTGTAGATCTCTTCTAATAAGCAAATGGATGGGGTGCCCTACTGGTGGGAAGTCCACGCCCAGAGTCTGATTGATCGTCACCATTTAGGTCTCAACGCTGAGCAAACACTAGCTACATCATAACTGCTCCTTCAACACACTCTTCATCCGGAGCAATTCAGTTCAAATGCAGCACAATCTCACTGTGCCTTTCTCAGAAATGCACATTACACTGAGTGAATATATCAATTTTCAAATGAATCCCTAGTACAGAGgcactgaaatattaaaaaaaacatttacctAACAATTAAGGACATGGAATAATGACCATGTTTTAGGAGGAATCCTAAAGACTAGAAATACAACTGTTGGGGACGACTTTGTGTGGTATCAGAGACTGTAGCCCCGTCCGTGCAAGCAAGGCCTGGAAAGAGGCCTGCAAGTCTCTACCAGAATGCCGGGAATGCTGGAGGCAGGCATGACCCGGTACCAGCACTAAGGGTTCCCGTGGGAGATCGGGCCTGAAGAACGCATTGTATcccttgaggcttgctttgcttTGGGTAGCCCTGTGGCCAGGAATCAGATATGGAAGTCCAAACACAGAACGAGTCAACTCCTCATCTCATGAACGGGCTTAACAACCATCTGGCCTCAGGGTGTCTAACACACCCTggcctgaggcagatctctgtgttccttcagttGGTATCTATAGATAATGTCTGTTTTCTATAACTATAGCCTTGAGACATTGATCAATGAGCATTGTATGCATACTGTACACCCCTGAGCATACCGATCCCAATGAAAGCCATTTCAGAGAAGGGCtcggggcattctccactagagggaatcgccacccCCTTTCCCGCTGGAACAAGAGATTGTGTCCAGGACAACTCATTCTCCTCCGTGGCTGGGAGTGCTCCACGGGACAGGGCTTCCCACATACAACCAAAGTTTGAAGCAGGGTGAGAAGTAGTACAAAGAAGTAGAGCTGAGATGATTTCTCATGTTCTACACTGAGAGAAAAGGGCTGTGACAAGTCATGGACCTTTGGTGACACCATGTGACCGTGATAGAGCATATTGCTTTGAGGGTTGTGTTAGGAAATCTTTCTCCATCCTCGAGGTCCTCCTTTACTCACTTCATGGAACTTTCATTACAATATACTTGCAGACAGTAGATGGCGATTCGGCACAGCCAATGAAAACCCTGCAAGCTTACACTCCTGTCTTGCCCTCCCActccttttttccccaaacattACCACCCCGGTAATGATTCAGATGAACATAAATGGAACTAGGATTTCCACCTCAGTTCAACAGTGGCCCTTCATATCTGGAAGAAGAAATTGGTGTGCTCATAATTTGAAACAAAACATGTATGtcacttttaaaaagcttaaacaTTTTTATGGGCTTATGGAAGAGTCTGAATTTGGTGTGGTGTAaacatttgcttattattttctgacatattaaaatatttatttcaaagacCCCCACAAGTAGGCAGTTGAATCAAATGTCCAGTACTGGCCATTTCTTTGTTTGTCCCAGAAAGGGGGGCTTCCATTGCCTGTAGGTTAAATGCCAGAGGTGATCAGTAGATAAGACAAATAAATTAAGAACATTACAAGTATTTGCCATTTCAATCAACAAATTTGGGAAACTCATATGGAGGAATAATGATTTGGGACGAGATGGATTGAAAAGCATACAACAAAAAGGACAAGGAAGAgacataaaaatgcataaaagttaaaaagttcTTTGTAGAATGAAGGGAGGTTGTTGAATTAGAGGTAGGAATTCTATCACCAGACATAGGCTTTAATGGTATCTAGACCTGTACTGTCAAACATGGATATCTAGAAGTTTTACATAGattggcacacacacacacacacacaaagttgtGTGTACATCGGTGCTTGGTTTCTCCAGTTTCCCTTCTCCCTGGTCCTGACCACCATTTCTCTCCGCGTAACAAGCCTCCTCACGTTTCCTTGAGGAAACGTCCTAAGTGTCTTGTGCCAAAGAAAACCGAACAATTCAGATGGATGAAGCAAGTTTTAACAAGTGTGGGCCTCTCTTTGGTTGGACCTGTGCTGAAAGGATGCATGCAGCTTTGGGGGGTTGCCAGACGTAAGACTGAGGACGACGAAGTCACCTGCCCGAACACGAGTGGTGCCAGATGCTCACTGGCAGCCCGAAAGACTGAAGGCTGGATCTGGCTTCCTGGGAACCCCCAGCTGCTCTCTTCTCTTCATGTCACGGCCCTCCAGGGTCTCTGAGGTCAGGCTACATGCCCCCCTCCTCCATGCAGTCGGCATCTTCTTCAGTTCTTTTTCCCATGTGTTATTACGGCCATTCTTTCCTATTggtcttatttcttttctcacGAAAACTAAGCTCTGACTCATAAAATACTTTGCCTTTACCTGCTTTTGTTTCTGAAACATGTTTAAAGAGGCCACTTTAAAGAATACAGGCCGACAATGGTTGTTTCTGTCTGCATCCCTGCATGATCATCCTACATCACTATGCATCTGTGATTGATAAAGGGAAGGTGTTCGGGTAAGGATTTCAGAAACCAAAACAATAAATTTATGTCAATAATTCTCTCATATAcaataagtcaataaataaacTGTCTATTGgatgaaataaaaatctgaaggctgccctggctggtgtggctcagtgcattgagtgctggcctgaaacccaaagggtcgccagtttgattcccagtcagggcacatgcctgggttgcaggccaggtccccagtagggggcgcttgagaggcaaccacacaatgaggtttctctccctctctatctccctccctttccctctctctaaaaataaaataaaacaaaatattttaaaaaacactgtaagCTTTCTGTGAGTTACAAAtctttgggtgttttttcttcatttttaagactTGCATAGAGCAATATTATATATAGCCATGCATTTGCATAAATAATGCAAAACTTTTTATGGCTTCTCTGAATGACATATTATATGcgtgtatatgcatatgtatttatatatgttattatgCATGGATACATATtcataaatggaaaaatagataaagagatcacataaaattttacttacatCATCTTTCATCttgaaaagaatgagaagaaatgatCTCATAAGAGGTAACGTTTCAAAAATAATCACTGGAATAACTCGTAAGAACACATGCTGTTAAGCCAAATAGGAGAATTCGAAGATTGAGGTAATGTGACCTAGATGGTAAGACTCTCAACTGACTGGACAGGTGACTTATCAGAATGACAGCTCAGCCTAGAGTCCAATGGGTGCGATAATCGGCAACCCAGGTTAATTAAACATTATTGAATGCGAAGAGGTCTACCTGTGTGGTTTTTTGTAAGACACGAGACAGTTCTATGAGTATGTTCCATATGTATGAACTGTTGGCTGGTTTCCACTTTGGGACAATTACAGATACTGATGCTCCTGTTGCAAATGCactttggtctttttaaaaattgaggtacaATTAACATATGCCATATTGGCTTCAGGCATACGACGTAATGATCGGATATTTGCATATGTTCTGAAACGATTACCAGAAGTCTAATTAAGATCCGTCACCACACAGAATTGTTTTCTTCTCATGAGGGAATTTAAGGTCTACTTACTCCTAGCAATTTTGATATTCACTTATGTTTTTCggcactgttacagatgtcccccatttccctcactttgccctcctccacggagcccccagccccccaccgggccttcaccacactgctgtctgtgtccatgggctctGCATACACGCACGTATGTTCTTGGACTAATCTCTTCTAGCCCCTCCCCACCGCCTCTCCCTTTGGAGATGCCATTCTGTTCCATGtacccatgcctctggttctattctgttcattatattccacacataagtgacatcatatgctatttgcctttctctgactggcttatttcacttagcatactattctccaggtccatgaaagacttaaatgtaacttGCAAAACCATAACCATCCTAGAAGAGAATATAGGCAGTAATATTTTTGCcgatctccttgggcaagggaaacaagagaaaaaataagccaTTGAAActacttcaaattaaaaatgcttctgcacaacaaaagaagCCATCAGCACAATAAGAAGGGAAGGCAattatatgggagaacatattcaccaaggATACATTTGATAAGCActtcatttgcaaaatacataaaggacttacgcaactcaacaccaggaagac contains:
- the LOC128779371 gene encoding olfactory receptor 14K1; amino-acid sequence: MNETLVMEFSLVRWTDSRVLSRLLAVFFLLLYLMATWENIIVIFLTILDHHLHTPMYFFLRHLSFLDLCLISATVPKSVLNSVTFRDSISFLGCAVQLFLVVLMAGSEIGILTVMSYDRYVAICRPLHYEAVMSKRTSVLLTAVSWLNGGAFGILYLTGTFSLKFCGSNKIQQFFCDVPALLKLTCSEQHVTINVSVAIGVCYAFSCSVCIVVSYVYILSTVLKIPTRQKQSKAFSTCLPHLIVVSMFLLTGAVSYLKPASDKPSLLDVLASIFYSVAPPTLNPMIYCLRNKDIKAALGKVLWIDRNSRNVAGRK